In Primulina eburnea isolate SZY01 chromosome 3, ASM2296580v1, whole genome shotgun sequence, one DNA window encodes the following:
- the LOC140828173 gene encoding 2S seed storage albumin protein-like, with protein sequence MAKNLALAAALLVAMVSLAAANTYTTTVSTTTIDDEDNRGRQQECQQQVQGRQFRSCQRYFQQGREGGRFDSVDGELLLALNRGKQSGSLKECCNELRNVNEECRCEAIRQVVKEQQQGGPGYQGEEIQEVYERARELPRRCQFTRPQQCQLNAVFV encoded by the coding sequence ATGGCGAAGAATCTTGCACTCGCGGCAGCTCTTCTTGTGGCTATGGTATCCCTGGCCGCGGCCAACACCTACACCACCACTGTCAGCACCACCACCATCGATGATGAAGACAACCGAGGGCGGCAGCAGGAGTGCCAACAGCAGGTGCAGGGCCGCCAGTTCCGCTCCTGCCAAAGGTACTTCCAACAAGGAAGGGAAGGCGGCCGATTCGACTCCGTAGATGGAGAACTCCTCCTGGCCTTGAACCGCGGCAAGCAGAGCGGATCCCTGAAGGAGTGCTGCAATGAACTCCGGAATGTGAACGAGGAGTGCCGCTGCGAAGCCATCAGGCAGGTGGTGAAGGAGCAACAGCAAGGGGGGCCCGGCTATCAAGGCGAGGAAATCCAGGAGGTGTACGAGAGAGCAAGAGAACTTCCCCGCAGGTGCCAGTTCACGCGCCCTCAGCAATGCCAATTGAACGCTGTGTTTGTGTAG